The DNA region TGGTCTGGCGCTATGGGCTTGCGCTCAATGGCGGGCAGATGGCGGTGCCCGAGCAGATCGACCGCATGATATCGTCTGCCGTCATGGCGGCCGAGCGGTTCTATCCGGCCTTCCAGCTGGTGTCCTGGGGCGACCAGACACCTGCAGCGGCGATGCAGGTTGCCATTGCCGAGGCCTACGGGCGCGCATAACCTCCCGCGGCAAAGCGGGGTAACCATGCAACTGGAACAGATCAACCGCCGGGGGCTTGTGCTTCTTGGCTGCGGCAAGATGGGCTCTGCCATGCTGGAAGGCTGGCTGTCGCGCGGGCTTGCGTTGAACGCGACCTGGGTGAACGACCCAAACCCATCGCCCTGGCTGAAGGGCCTGGCCAATCGTGGCCTGCGCTTGAACGCGGACCTGCCCGAAAATCCCGCCGTGGCGCTGATTGCCGTCAAGCCGCAGATGATGGGCGAGGCGCTGCCGGCGCTGCGGTCGTACGGCGGCGGCGACACATTGGTGATGACGGTGGCTGCGGGCACCACGATTGCCACATATGAATCAGTGCTGGGCCAGGCCACGCGGATCGTGCGCGCCATGCCGAACACCCCGGCAGCGGTCGGGCGGGGCATCACGGCGATCATCGGCAACGCGCAGGCCACGGCAGAGGATCTGGATCTGGCCGAGGCGCTGTTGTCGGCGGTCGGGCAGGTGGTGCGCCTGGAGGGCGAGCACCAGATGGATGCGGTGACGGCCGTTTCCGGCTCGGGCCCGGCCTATGTGTTCCACCTGATCGAGGCGCTGGCCGCGGCAGGCGAGGCCGAGGGTCTGCCGGCCGACCTGTCGATGCAACTGGCCCGAGCGACCGTGTGCGGTGCGGGGGAGCTGGCCGCGCGCTCACCCGAAACGGCGGCGCAGCTGCGCATCAACGTGACCTCGCCGGGGGGGACGACCGCCGCGGCGCTTGGCGTTCTGATGGATGCGGAATCGGGCTTTCCGGCCCTGTTGCGCCGCGCCGTCCATGCGGCGGCGGAACGCGGGCGGGAGCTGGGCAAGTGACCATCACTTATGACGATTTTGCGCGGGTGGACATCCGCGTGGGCACCATCACGCGCGCTGAACCTTTCCCCGAGGCGCGCAAGCCCGCCATCAAGCTGTGGGTGGATTTCGGTGGCGATCTGGGCGAGAAGCGGTCGTCGGCCCAGATCACCCGGCACTATGCACCGGACACGCTGGTGGGTCGCAAGGTTCTGGCTGTGGTGAACTTTCCACCGCGCCAGATCGGCAAGGTGATGTCGGAAGTGCTGGTGCTGGGAGTTCCCGATGAAGCGGGCGAGGTCGTGCTGATCCGCCCCGATTTCGACGTGCCGGATGGAGGGCGCCTTTTTTGACCCAGTCGCTGCTGATCACCCGCCGCCTGCCCGACCGGGTTCTGGCCGCTGCCGGCGCCCGTTTCGACGTGACGCTGCGCGACGAGACCAAGCCCTTGACCCAGCGGGAGTTGCGCGCCGCGCTGACCGAGTTCGACGCGGTGCTGCCCACTTTGGGCGACCGTTTTGACGCCGCGCTGTTCGCCGAGGTGGGCAAGCCGCGCTGCGGGATTCTTGCGAACTTCGGCGTGGGCTACAACCATATCGACGCGGTGGCCGCCAAGGCCGCGGGCGTTGCGGTGACGAACACGCCGGGTGCGGTGACAGATGCCACGGCCGATGTGGCGCTGACTCTGATCCTGATGACGGCACGGCGCGCCGGCGAGGCCGAGCGCATCCTGCGGGCCGGCAAGTGGGAAGGCTGGGGACCGGTGCAGATGCTTGGTACCCATGTGACGGGCAAGCGCGTGGGCATCGTCGGCATGGGCCGCATCGGCAAGGCCATCGCGCGGCGCTGTCATTACGGCTTTGGCATGGACGTGGTCTTTGCCAACCGATCGACAGTGGACGATCCGGGCCTTCCGGCGCGCCAGGTGCCGCTGGCCGAGGCGATGGCGGCCGATTTCGTAGTGGTCGCCGTGCCGGGCAGCCCGGCCACGCATCACCTGATCAATGCGGCGGCCTTCGCGGCCATGAAGTCCGAGGGCATCTTCGTCAACATCTCGCGCGGGGATGTGGTGGACGAGGCGGCGCTGATCGCGGCGCTGCGCGCGGGCCAGATCAAGGGCGCGGGGCTTGACGTCTATGAGTTCGAGCCCAAGGTACCGACCGAACTCGTGGCGATGGAGAATGTCACGTTGCTGCCCCATATCGGGACCGCCGCGCTGGAAGTACGCGAGGCCATGGGCTTGATGGCGGTGGACAATCTGGTGGCCCACCTGGAAGGACGGCCGCTGCCCAACGCGGTCTAGCCGAGGTCCCTGGCGCGTCTTCGCGCAATTTGACGGAACTGCCATCGAACTGCCGCTCCTCCGTCGTGGAATGGCGCTTTGCATCCTGCATGCCCGAACCATGATGCGCGGAGGCAGAAAGATGGGGCAGGGCGGGTTACCGCCGGTCGGGCTGGGCCTGACGACGCCCGTGGCGACCCCGACGGGTTGGCGTCCCGCGGGAGAGATCGCGCCGGGTGACCTGCTTTTCACGATGGATGCTGGGGCGGTCGCGGTGACCGGGGTGGAGCGGATCGACCTTGCCGCGCGCGTCCGCGCGGTGCGCGTGCCCTCCTGGGCGCTTGGCAACCGGCGCGGGGTCTCTCTGGCGCCTGGGCAGGGTATTCTGCTGCACGAGCCGCTTGCGGAAGAGCTCTACGCCGATCCCTTCGCGGTGCTGCCGATCGGTGCGCTGGTCGGATGGCGCGGCATCGTCGCCCTGCCGCATGGCGCCGTGCCGATGGTCCTGCCGCGCTTTCGCGCGCCGCAGGTGATCTATGCGGCGCGCGAGCTTCTGGTGGCCTGCCCGGGCGAGGGTCCGGCGCAAGCCCTTTCGCCCGTTCCTTTCCCCGCCGATCAGGCGCGGCACCTGGCCCTGTGCCTAATGGCACAGGACCTGGGCACCGCGCTGGCCGCGGGTCAGGCCGCGGCGGGGACGATGCCGTCGTAGAAGCGTCCGCCGCTGGCCGCCATGTCGCGCAGGCTTTGCGTCGCCTTGAAGCGGGGGCCATGTGCGGCCTCCAGCCGGTCGCACAGCGTGACCGCCGCGGCAGCGCCCGTGATGTCCAGCCAGCCGAAGGGGCCGCCCGACCAGGGTGCGAAGCCCCAGCCGAGGATGGCGCCCACATCGCCCTCGCGGATGTCGGTCAACACGCCCTCGTCCTGTGCGCGCACCGCTTCCAGCACCTGCACCAGCACCAGGCGGTTCTTCACCTCTTCGACATCCGGCTGCGCGGCCTTGACCGGCCATTCCGCGCCAAGGCCATCCCACAGGCCCTGCCTCTTTCCAGCCTCGTCATAAGCGTAGAAGCCTGCCTTGGCCTTGCGCCCCATGCGGCCCAGTTCGGCCATGCGGAACAGCACCGCATCTACCGCGCCATCGGGATAGGCGTCGCCCATCGCGGCGCGCGTCGCCTTCGCGATCTTGACGCCCAGGTCGATCGAGGTCTCGTCCACCAGCTGCAGCGGCCCGACAGGCATCCCCAAAAGCTTCGCCGCATTCTCCACCAGAGCCGGCGAGACGCCTTCGGCCACCATGCGGATGCCCTCGTTGATGTAGGGGATGATGCAGCGGTTGGCATAGAAGAACCGAGCGTCGTTCACGACGATCGGCGTCTTGCGAAGCTGGCGCACGAAGTCCAGCGCCTTGGCCACGGCGCGGGGACCGGTTGCCTTGCCCTTGATGATCTCGACCAGCGCCATCTTCTCGACCGGCGAGAAGAAGTGGATGCCGATATAGGCATCTGGGCGGGTGCTGGCCTTCGCCAAGCCGGAGATCGGCAGGGTCGAGGTGTTGGTGGCGATGATGCAATCGGGGCCGACGACGGCCTCGATCCTGGCGGTCACATCGGCCTTGATCTTCGGATCTTCGAACACCGCTTCCACCACCAGGTCGCAGCCCGCCAGCGCCGCGTAATCCGCCCCCGCCGCGATGCGCGCCAAGAGCTCATCCCGTGCCGCAGCACTGCCCTTGCCGCGGGAGATGTCCTTGTCGATGCCGGCGGCGATGCCGGCCTTGCCGCGTTCGGCCGCCTCGGCGCTGGCATCCAGCAGCACCACCTGCATGCCGGCCTTGGCCGCCACATGGGCAATGCCTGCGCCCATCATGCCGGCGCCTATCACGCCCAGCTTCGCCACCTTCTGATCCTCGACCTTCGGCCGGTTCGCACCCTTCTCCAGCGCCTCTTTCGAGATGAACAGCGACCGGATCATCGCGGTGGAAGACGGGTTCAGCAGGACCGAGGTGAAGTGCCGCGCCTCGACCTTCAGTGCCGTGTCAAAGGGCACCAGCGAACCCTCGTAGGCCGCGGCCAGCAGGGCTTGCGCCGCCGGGAAGGCGCCCATCGTGCGGCCCGACACCATGGCCGAGGCGCCGACGAAGATCTCGAACCCCTGCGGCGTGTAGGGCGCGCCGCCCGGCAGCTTGAACCCCTTGCGGTCCCAGGGCTTCACGATGTCGTCGGGCTTGGCGGCCAGCACCCATTCCTTGGCCCGCTTCAGCAGGTCCTCGGGCGCCACCACCTCGTCGATCAGACCCGCCGCCAGCGCGGCCTTGGGCGCGGAGAGCTTTCCCTCCAGCAGGAAGGGCGCCGCCATCATCGCGCCCAGCTTGCGCACCAGCCGCGTCGTGCCGCCGGCGCCGGGGAAGATGCCGACCATGATCTCGGGCAGGCCGATCTTCGCCTTGGGATTGTCGGCCGCGATGATACGGTGGCAGGCCAGCGGCAGTTCGAAGCCGATGCCAAGCGCGGTTCCGGGCAGGGCGGCAACCACGGGCTTGCCGCCCTTCAGCGTCTTGGGGTCCATGCCCGCGCGCTCGATCCGGCGCAGGATGCCGTGCACGTCCATCAGCCCGGCAAAGACCGAGGCCGCCGGGCTTTCACCGCCTTCGGATTTCATCTGCGCGATGGTGTTCAGATCCATACCCCCGGCAAAGTCCGGCTTGCCCGAGGTGATGACGATGCCCTTCACCTCCGGATCGGCCAGTGCACCGGCCACCAGCGCGTCCAGTTCGGCAAAGCCGTCACGCGACATGACGTTCATCGACCGGCCCGGCACGTCCCAGGTGATGACGGCGACGCCATCGGCGTCCTTGGCAAGGGTGAAGTCTTTCATCGGTTCGTCTCCTTGGGCCAGCCGGGCAGGGGGGTGCCATCCTTGCGGGTGACATGGCGCCAGCCTGCGGCACGGCGGTAATGCAGGTCTACGTCGGGATAAGTGACTTCGTCCTCGGGCAGGCGCGCGCCCGCGACGAAATAGGTGACAGGGGCCGTGCCGTCATTGCGCAGGCAATGGCCATTGGCCACGCCTGCCGGCCAGCAGGCGCAGCCGCCGGGGCGGAGGATATGCGGGCCATCATTTTCGACCAGCGTGACCTCGCCCTCCAGAACATAGAGGAACTCGTCCTCCTCTGCGTGCCAATGCCGGTGGCTGGATTGCGCCCCCGGCATGAGCGTTTCGGTGAAGGCACCGAACTGGGTCAGCCCGCCAGCATCCGAGATCGGGTGGGCCACATAGGCGCCAAGCGCGGGCAGGCCATGTTCGCCCCCTGCCGATCCGGTCTCGCCGGGGACCGAGCCTCTGGCGAAGTAGCGTGGCTTGCGCGTGCCATCCCAAGGCTTGCCCCAGGCGGGCCGCAGACCCAGAAGCTCGGCCGGCAGGTCGCCGCCGCGCTGCCTGACGCCTGCGCTGTCCAGAAGCTCCCAGGCGGTATCGCTGTTCACGAGCTTCCAGCCCCCGTCCGGGTAGTGGCAGACGTCCCGCGCCGCGCGCGAACCGACGATCAGGAACCGCGCGGGGGCGTCCGACAGGTTCTTCACATGGTGGCCGTTCGGCTCGCCGTGCCGCCAGCAGGCGGCATCGCCGGGATGAAGCGGGTGCTCACCCTCTTCGTCCACAGCCACAACGGTGCCTTCCAGCACATACAGGAACTCGTCTTCACTCTCGTGCCAATGCCGGCGCGAGGTGACACCGCCGGGCGCCAGCACCTGCAGATAGGCGCCGAACTGCGTCAGCCCCCCGGCGTCGGACAGGTGGCAGGTCGTCACCCCTTCGACTTCCGGGTGGGTGATGGCGCGGGTCGGATCGACGATCATCTGGGTCCCGTCCAGTCGGTGCCGTCCTTGTAGGTGAAGCGGGCCTTTCCGGCCTCGATCTCCACCTTCAGGTCGACGTCGGAATAGGTCGCCACCTCGCGTTTTGCCTTGGTGCCCACCACCAGGAACTTCGCCACCTTCTCGGTGCGATTCAGGAAGTGGTGCCCGTCGGTGGACCCCGCCGGGAAGGCCGCGCAATCGCCCGGGCGCATGACGGTCTCGCCCCCGTCCTGCACCATGACGCATTCGCCTTCGGTGACCATGACGAACTCGTCCTCGGCCATGTGCCAGTGGCGCAAGGAGGACATCGCGCCCGGCTCCAGCATCACCAGGTTCACACCGAACTGCGTGAGGCCCCCGGCATCGCCGAGCCGAAGGGACGAGCGGCCCTTCACCATCGAGGCATAGGGTTCGGGATAGATCGAGCCGGTCTTCACCGGCACCTGCGACAGATCGAGCTTCGGCATCGTCAGAGCCTTTCGATGATGGTGGCGGCCCCCATGCCCGAGGCCACGCACAGCGTGGCAAGGCCGGTGGATTTGCCGGTGCGTTCCAGTTCGTCCAGAAGCGTGCCGATGATCATGGCGCCGGTCGCGCCCAGCGGGTGGCCAAGCGCGATGGCGCCGCCGTTGACGTTCACCAGCGCGGGGTCCACGCCGAAATGCTTCATGAACAGGAGCACGACCGAGGCGAAGGCCTCATTCACCTCGAACAGGTCGATGTCCGAAATCGCCATGCCAGCCTGGGCAAGCACGCGTTCGGTCACCGGAACCGGGCCGGTCAGCATGATGGTGGGCTCGGTGCCGATCTTCGCCGTCGCCCGGATGCGGGCGCGCGGCTTCAGGCCATGGGCGCGGCCGAACTCCGCCGAGCCGATCAGCAGGGCGGCGGCGCCATCGACGATGCCGCTGGAATTGCCGGCATGGTGGATGTGGTTGATGCGCTCGATCTGAGGATATTGCTGCAGCGCCACCTTGTCGAAGCCGGGCATGGTCTCGCCCATGTCCTTGAAGGCAGGCTTCAGCGCGGCCAGCGCCGCCATGTCAGTGCCGGGCCGCAGGTATTCATCGCGGTCCAGGATGGTCAGCCCGTTGCGGTCGGTCACAGGCACCACCGATTTCGCGAACCGGCCCTCGGCCTGCGCCATGGCGGCACGCCGCTGGCTTTCGACCGCCAGCCCGTCGGCATCCTCGCGCGAAAAGCCGTGCAGCGTGGCGATCAGATCGGCCGAAATGCCCTGCGGCACGAAATGGGTGCCCATGGCGAGCCGCGGGTCAACCGCGATGGCCGCCCCGTCAGAGCCCATCGCCACGCGGCTCATCATCTCGACGCCGCCCGCGATATAGCCCTCGCCCGCGCCGCCCCTGACCTGGTTCGCGGCGAGGTTCACCGCCTCCATGCCGCTTGCGCAGAAGCGGTTGATCGCCAGGCCCGGAATGCGCCGGTCCAGCCCCGACATCAGGACAGCCGAGCGCGCGAGGCAGGCGCCCTGTTCGCCCACCTGGGTGACATTGCCCCAGATCACATCCTCGACCGCATGGCCGGTCAGCCCGTTGCGCGCCGCGATCCGGTCCAGCATCTGCGCCGAAAGCGCCACCGAGGTCACTTCGTGCAGCGACCCGTCCGGGCGGCCCTTGCCCCGCGGGCTGCGGATGGCGTCATAGATGAAGGCGTCTTGCATGGTTCCTCCTCAGGCCCGGTCCGAAGGATTGCCGGGCATCAGGTCATAGGGATGTTTCCAGCCGGGCAGCGCCGCGATGCGGTTCAGCCAGGCGTCGATGTGGGGCCAGTCGGCGCGGGAAAAGCCGAAGGGTTCGGGATAGAAGAGATAGCCGCAGCAGGAGAGATCGGCGACGGTGGGGCTGGTTCCTACGATCCAGTCACGCCCCTTCAGATGTTGGTCCAGCACCATGTAGGCGGCCTTGAGGCGGCCTTGCAGAAAGGGGATCACCCCTTCCGGCCGCTTCTCGGGGGCCAGGAAATTGGCCAGGAACCGGCAGGTCCCGGCCTGGCCGGAGAGCTTGTGGTTGTCCCACAGCACCCACCGCCAGACCTCCTTCTGCTCGGCGGGCGTCGCGCCGCCCATCTGCCCGGTCTTGCCGACGAGGTGATAGAGGATGTTGCCCGACTGGGTCAGCACCTCGCCCTCGTCCACCAGCACCGGCACCTCGCCCATCTCGTTCAGCTTGCGGAACTCGGGTGTGCGCGTGGCGCCGTTGAAGAAATCGACGTAGACCGGCCGCCAGTCCTGGCCGGTCAGGTTCAGCATCAACGCCACCTTGTAGGCATTGCCGCTTTCGCCGAAGCAGTGAAGCTCCATCATTCCCGCCGGCCCTCCCAGACCTGTCGTCGGCAGCGGGGGTTTCACACCCCGTCGCCTCCGGTTCTTGAACCGATGGCGAACCATCGGCGACCCCCGTGGGATATTTGAGAACAGAAGAAGCCAGGCCGCCCGGCCCGCCTTCCTCTCTTGTCAGGACTTCCGAGCCTCCAGCTCGGAATTGAACAGCCGCAGCCGGTGGGTGAGGTTGTCCTTGTCCGTCACGCTGTCGAAATGCTCGAACAGGAAGGACAGCGCCTCGCCCTCGTCCAGCCCCGCCTCCTGCGCAAAGCGGCGCAGGCGGCGGTAGCCGTCTTCCGTCATGGCGACGGGGAAGCGGCGGGTCAGGCGAAAGCGTTTGGGCATTGCATCCTCCGGCTGGTCTTGGCGCGGAATGGTCGCGGAAATTCGCCCCCAGCCTAGAACGCCTCGGCCGACAAGGCCATAACAGGTTCGGCCCCGCTTTCGATCCGGGCCAGGTGCATCGCGCAGGCCGGCAGCTGGCGCGCCATGTAGTAGCGCCCGGTGGCGAGCTTGGTTTCCAGGAAGTCCCGGTCGCCCTGGCCCGCATCCAGCGCGGCCAGCGCAGCGGCTGCCATCTTCGTCCACATCAGCCCCAGGCAGACATGCCCGGTCAGGTGCAGGAAATCGGTCGATCCGGCCAGTGCCGCGTTCGGATCCTTCATGCCCTTTTCCATGAAGAACATCGCCGCAGCCTGAAGCTGCTTGGACGCCGTCTTCAGGGGGCCGGTGAAAGCGGCCATGCGCGGGTCGGCATCATGGGCGCGGCACTCGGCTTTCACCATCTCGAAGAAGGCCATGACGTGCTTGCCGCCGTCCGAGGCCAACTTGCGCCCCACAAGGTCCAGCGCCTGCACGCCATTCGCGCCCTCGTAGATCATGGTGATGCGGGCATCGCGGGCGAACTGGCTCATCGCATTGTCTTCGATATAGCCGTGGCCGCCCCAGATCTGCTGGGCCTGCACCGTGGCCTCGAAGCCCTTGTCGGTCAGGAAGCCTTTGATCACCGGCGTCAGCAGGCTGACCAACCCGTCGGCCTGCGCATCCTGCATCCGATGCGCCCGGTCGATGAGGCTCGCGCCCCACAGTGCCAGTGCGCGCGCGCCTTCGATGAAGCTCTTCTGGTCCATCAGTGCACGACGGATGTCGGGATGCACGATCAGCGGATCGGCAGGACCAGCGGGATTGGCCGCACCAGTGATGGCGCGGCCCTGCAGCCGTTCCTTCGCGTAGGTCACCGCCTGCTGGTAGGCCGCAACAGCCACGGCATAGCCCTGCAGGCCCACGCCAAGCCGCGCCTCGTTCATCATTGTGAACATGGCGCGCATGCCCTTGTGCAGGTCACCCAGAAGCCATCCGGTCGCGCTGTCATAGTTCATCACGCAGGTGGCATTGCCGTGGATGCCCATCTTCTCTTCCACCTTGCCGGCGGACAGCGCATTGCGGGCGCCAGGCGAGCCATCCTCGTTCACCAGGAACTTCGGCACTATGAAGAGGCTGATGCCCTTCGTTCCCTCGCCGCCGCCTGGCGCCTTGGCCAGCACCAGATGGACGATGTTCTCGGCCATGTCGTGTTCGCCGGCCGAAATGAAGATCTTGGTGCCGGTGATCCTGTAGCTGCCATCCGCCTGCGGCTCTGCCCGGGTGCGCATCTGGCCGAGGTCGGTGCCGCAATGCGGCTCGGTCAGGTTCATGGTGCCGGTCCAGTCGCCCGACACCATCTTCGGCAGCCATTTGGCCTTCTGGTCTTCCGTGCCATGCGCCCGGATCGCCGAATAGGCGCCGTGCGTCAGGCCGTAGTACATCTGCAGCGCCATGTTGGCGCTGACGAACAATTCGCCCACGGCGGTGTTCACCAGGTAAGGCAGGCCCTGTCCGCCGTGATCCACGTCACAGTCGAGGCTGGCCCAACCGCCTTCGCGGATCGCGTCATAGCCCGCCTTGAAACCTTGGGGCGTGCGCACCACGCCGTTTTCAAGCCGGCAACCTTCCTTGTCGCCGACCGCGTTCAAGGGTGCCAGCACCTCGCTGGCCAGCCGCCCCGCGCCGTCCAGCACCGCGGCGGTGAAGTCGCGGTCCAGGTCGGCATAGCCCGGAATCCCGGACTCGCTCACCTTCAGCACGTCGTGCAGCAGGAACTGCATGTCGGTCACGGGGGCGGTATAGGTCATCCGGGGCTCCTCTTCCTCGTCTTCTGTGGGTCAGGCCGCGTTGCGTGCCGGTTCGGCGACAACGGCGGCATTCTCTGCCAGTTCGCCCTTCAACTCGGCGATGGCAGTGTCCAGGGCGGCGCGCTCGGTTTCCATCTCGGCCAGCCGCTTCATCGCCAGATCATAGGCGGCGCGCTTCTGGGCCAGATCGTTTCCGTCGCGGTCATACAGATCCAGAAGCTGGCGGATGTCCTCCAGGCTGAAGCCAAAGCGCTTGCCGCGCAGGATCAGCGTCAGGCGGGCACGGTCGCGCTTGGTGAACAGCCGCTTCGTGCCTTCACGGACCGGGAACAGCAGTTCCTTGGCCTCATAGAAGCGCAGCGTCCGCGGGGTCACGTCAAAGGCGTCGCACATGGTTCGGATCGTCATCAGGTCGTTTGTCATGCTTCTTTCTCCACTCTCTCGCTTTCGGGCGAGGCGCAGATGTGAAGCTTGAACCCCGATTACCAGACCAGTTGACGTGCACGTCATCGTGACGTGACGTCAGCCCGGCGGTGACGCCCCGTCACGGCCCCTTCCGCAAGGTCATGCCGCCGCGGAAGCCGGCCTCAGTCCGCCTTGGGCAGGCGCGCAAGTTCGGCCTCGGCGGTCCCCCGCAGGGCCTGCAGGTCGGCAATCGTGGCCTCGATCTCGTCGCGCTGACGTGTCAGTTCGCCAATCTGACGGTCGGCCAGGGTGAGGAACGTCTCAAGCTGCGGCCGCGTCCCCTGTTCCTCGTAGATCAGAAGCCACTGGCGAATCTCTTCCAGACTGAAACCGAATCGGCGCCCGCGCAGGATCAGTGTCATCCGCGCAACCTCGCGCGGGCCGTAGAACCGGGCGCGGCCCTCCTTCAGCGGGGCGAGAAGTTCGATGTATTCGTAGTAGCGCAGGGTGCGCGCCGTCACGTCGAACCGCGCGCACATCTCCTTGAAGCTGATGACGTCATCCGCCATGCAACCGTCTCCCTTCCAGCCGCCCGTCCGGCCCCGGATCGGGATGGCCGGACGCACCCACGCTACGCGGGCACCGGGAAAGGGGCAACTAGTTCAGAAAGCCGGGCGCAAGGATCTGGAACCCGTAGGCCAGCACCAGCGCCGGCAGCGTCGTGAACAGGGTCGCCATCACCGCTGCCCGTGGCGCAAGGGCGATGGCGGGCAAGAGCGC from Neotabrizicola shimadae includes:
- the proC gene encoding pyrroline-5-carboxylate reductase, which produces MQLEQINRRGLVLLGCGKMGSAMLEGWLSRGLALNATWVNDPNPSPWLKGLANRGLRLNADLPENPAVALIAVKPQMMGEALPALRSYGGGDTLVMTVAAGTTIATYESVLGQATRIVRAMPNTPAAVGRGITAIIGNAQATAEDLDLAEALLSAVGQVVRLEGEHQMDAVTAVSGSGPAYVFHLIEALAAAGEAEGLPADLSMQLARATVCGAGELAARSPETAAQLRINVTSPGGTTAAALGVLMDAESGFPALLRRAVHAAAERGRELGK
- a CDS encoding tRNA-binding protein, with product MTITYDDFARVDIRVGTITRAEPFPEARKPAIKLWVDFGGDLGEKRSSAQITRHYAPDTLVGRKVLAVVNFPPRQIGKVMSEVLVLGVPDEAGEVVLIRPDFDVPDGGRLF
- a CDS encoding 2-hydroxyacid dehydrogenase, giving the protein MTQSLLITRRLPDRVLAAAGARFDVTLRDETKPLTQRELRAALTEFDAVLPTLGDRFDAALFAEVGKPRCGILANFGVGYNHIDAVAAKAAGVAVTNTPGAVTDATADVALTLILMTARRAGEAERILRAGKWEGWGPVQMLGTHVTGKRVGIVGMGRIGKAIARRCHYGFGMDVVFANRSTVDDPGLPARQVPLAEAMAADFVVVAVPGSPATHHLINAAAFAAMKSEGIFVNISRGDVVDEAALIAALRAGQIKGAGLDVYEFEPKVPTELVAMENVTLLPHIGTAALEVREAMGLMAVDNLVAHLEGRPLPNAV
- a CDS encoding Hint domain-containing protein, whose protein sequence is MGQGGLPPVGLGLTTPVATPTGWRPAGEIAPGDLLFTMDAGAVAVTGVERIDLAARVRAVRVPSWALGNRRGVSLAPGQGILLHEPLAEELYADPFAVLPIGALVGWRGIVALPHGAVPMVLPRFRAPQVIYAARELLVACPGEGPAQALSPVPFPADQARHLALCLMAQDLGTALAAGQAAAGTMPS
- a CDS encoding 3-hydroxyacyl-CoA dehydrogenase NAD-binding domain-containing protein; its protein translation is MKDFTLAKDADGVAVITWDVPGRSMNVMSRDGFAELDALVAGALADPEVKGIVITSGKPDFAGGMDLNTIAQMKSEGGESPAASVFAGLMDVHGILRRIERAGMDPKTLKGGKPVVAALPGTALGIGFELPLACHRIIAADNPKAKIGLPEIMVGIFPGAGGTTRLVRKLGAMMAAPFLLEGKLSAPKAALAAGLIDEVVAPEDLLKRAKEWVLAAKPDDIVKPWDRKGFKLPGGAPYTPQGFEIFVGASAMVSGRTMGAFPAAQALLAAAYEGSLVPFDTALKVEARHFTSVLLNPSSTAMIRSLFISKEALEKGANRPKVEDQKVAKLGVIGAGMMGAGIAHVAAKAGMQVVLLDASAEAAERGKAGIAAGIDKDISRGKGSAAARDELLARIAAGADYAALAGCDLVVEAVFEDPKIKADVTARIEAVVGPDCIIATNTSTLPISGLAKASTRPDAYIGIHFFSPVEKMALVEIIKGKATGPRAVAKALDFVRQLRKTPIVVNDARFFYANRCIIPYINEGIRMVAEGVSPALVENAAKLLGMPVGPLQLVDETSIDLGVKIAKATRAAMGDAYPDGAVDAVLFRMAELGRMGRKAKAGFYAYDEAGKRQGLWDGLGAEWPVKAAQPDVEEVKNRLVLVQVLEAVRAQDEGVLTDIREGDVGAILGWGFAPWSGGPFGWLDITGAAAAVTLCDRLEAAHGPRFKATQSLRDMAASGGRFYDGIVPAAA
- a CDS encoding cupin domain-containing protein, with translation MIVDPTRAITHPEVEGVTTCHLSDAGGLTQFGAYLQVLAPGGVTSRRHWHESEDEFLYVLEGTVVAVDEEGEHPLHPGDAACWRHGEPNGHHVKNLSDAPARFLIVGSRAARDVCHYPDGGWKLVNSDTAWELLDSAGVRQRGGDLPAELLGLRPAWGKPWDGTRKPRYFARGSVPGETGSAGGEHGLPALGAYVAHPISDAGGLTQFGAFTETLMPGAQSSHRHWHAEEDEFLYVLEGEVTLVENDGPHILRPGGCACWPAGVANGHCLRNDGTAPVTYFVAGARLPEDEVTYPDVDLHYRRAAGWRHVTRKDGTPLPGWPKETNR
- a CDS encoding cupin domain-containing protein, with amino-acid sequence MPKLDLSQVPVKTGSIYPEPYASMVKGRSSLRLGDAGGLTQFGVNLVMLEPGAMSSLRHWHMAEDEFVMVTEGECVMVQDGGETVMRPGDCAAFPAGSTDGHHFLNRTEKVAKFLVVGTKAKREVATYSDVDLKVEIEAGKARFTYKDGTDWTGPR
- a CDS encoding acetyl-CoA C-acetyltransferase: MQDAFIYDAIRSPRGKGRPDGSLHEVTSVALSAQMLDRIAARNGLTGHAVEDVIWGNVTQVGEQGACLARSAVLMSGLDRRIPGLAINRFCASGMEAVNLAANQVRGGAGEGYIAGGVEMMSRVAMGSDGAAIAVDPRLAMGTHFVPQGISADLIATLHGFSREDADGLAVESQRRAAMAQAEGRFAKSVVPVTDRNGLTILDRDEYLRPGTDMAALAALKPAFKDMGETMPGFDKVALQQYPQIERINHIHHAGNSSGIVDGAAALLIGSAEFGRAHGLKPRARIRATAKIGTEPTIMLTGPVPVTERVLAQAGMAISDIDLFEVNEAFASVVLLFMKHFGVDPALVNVNGGAIALGHPLGATGAMIIGTLLDELERTGKSTGLATLCVASGMGAATIIERL
- a CDS encoding glutathione S-transferase family protein, which encodes MELHCFGESGNAYKVALMLNLTGQDWRPVYVDFFNGATRTPEFRKLNEMGEVPVLVDEGEVLTQSGNILYHLVGKTGQMGGATPAEQKEVWRWVLWDNHKLSGQAGTCRFLANFLAPEKRPEGVIPFLQGRLKAAYMVLDQHLKGRDWIVGTSPTVADLSCCGYLFYPEPFGFSRADWPHIDAWLNRIAALPGWKHPYDLMPGNPSDRA
- a CDS encoding acyl-CoA dehydrogenase C-terminal domain-containing protein; the encoded protein is MTYTAPVTDMQFLLHDVLKVSESGIPGYADLDRDFTAAVLDGAGRLASEVLAPLNAVGDKEGCRLENGVVRTPQGFKAGYDAIREGGWASLDCDVDHGGQGLPYLVNTAVGELFVSANMALQMYYGLTHGAYSAIRAHGTEDQKAKWLPKMVSGDWTGTMNLTEPHCGTDLGQMRTRAEPQADGSYRITGTKIFISAGEHDMAENIVHLVLAKAPGGGEGTKGISLFIVPKFLVNEDGSPGARNALSAGKVEEKMGIHGNATCVMNYDSATGWLLGDLHKGMRAMFTMMNEARLGVGLQGYAVAVAAYQQAVTYAKERLQGRAITGAANPAGPADPLIVHPDIRRALMDQKSFIEGARALALWGASLIDRAHRMQDAQADGLVSLLTPVIKGFLTDKGFEATVQAQQIWGGHGYIEDNAMSQFARDARITMIYEGANGVQALDLVGRKLASDGGKHVMAFFEMVKAECRAHDADPRMAAFTGPLKTASKQLQAAAMFFMEKGMKDPNAALAGSTDFLHLTGHVCLGLMWTKMAAAALAALDAGQGDRDFLETKLATGRYYMARQLPACAMHLARIESGAEPVMALSAEAF
- a CDS encoding MerR family transcriptional regulator — protein: MTNDLMTIRTMCDAFDVTPRTLRFYEAKELLFPVREGTKRLFTKRDRARLTLILRGKRFGFSLEDIRQLLDLYDRDGNDLAQKRAAYDLAMKRLAEMETERAALDTAIAELKGELAENAAVVAEPARNAA